In Vicia villosa cultivar HV-30 ecotype Madison, WI unplaced genomic scaffold, Vvil1.0 ctg.001216F_1_1, whole genome shotgun sequence, the following proteins share a genomic window:
- the LOC131634050 gene encoding polygalacturonase inhibitor 1-like produces MRTNLLLLLILLSQVASSLSESCHPQDKATLLQIKKELNNPTILSSWKPNTDCCKASWYGVTCFRSNNRVRDLTISHDNNLTSKFPLSIRNLPYLESIYFDNLPNLNGPIPIDSISKLLNLKTLTITSTGMSGPIPNFPSHMKNLFNLDLSSNHFSGALPRYIYKLPKLEMIYFYNNSLTGSIPSSYGYFNNKNLPSLLLSHNHLSGKLPLSLARLNTTVIELSYNNFEGDASMLFGSNKATREIYLSHNMFTFDFGKVELSKTMTTLDVSHNQIYGKLPKGIEHISWLNLSYNRLCGKIPKGGNMNKFGVGSFLQNKCLCGHPLPRCK; encoded by the coding sequence ATGAGAACTAACTTGTTACTCCTATTGATATTGCTTTCCCAAGTTGCATCATCTCTATCAGAATCATGTCACCCACAAGACAAAGCAACCCTTCTCCAAATAAAAAAAGAACTCAACAATCCAACTATTCTTTCCTCATGGAAACCAAACACTGATTGCTGCAAAGCCAGTTGGTACGGCGTCACTTGTTTTCGCTCCAACAATCGTGTCCGCGACTTAACCATTTCCCACGACAACAATCTCACCTCTAAATTTCCACTATCCATCCGTAACTTACCTTATTTAGAGTCTATATATTTCGATAATTTACCAAACCTCAATGGCCCAATCCCTATTGACTCCATATCCAAGCTTCTCAACCTCAAAACCCTAACAATAACCTCAACAGGAATGTCAGGCCCAATACCTAACTTCCCATCCCATATGAAAAACCTCTTTAACCTTGATCTCTCATCAAACCATTTCTCAGGTGCACTCCCTCGTTACATCTACAAATTACCAAAACTCGAAATGATATACTTTTACAACAACTCATTAACAGGTTCAATCCCTTCTTCATATGGTTACTTCAATAATAAAAACCTACCATCTTTACTTCTCTCTCATAACCATCTCTCCGGGAAACTCCCGCTCTCATTGGCTAGACTTAACACTACTGTTATTGAGTTATCTTATAATAACTTTGAAGGTGATGCCTCCATGCTTTTTGGCTCTAATAAAGCGACAAGGGAGATATATCTTTCACACAACATGTTTACGTTTGATTTTGGAAAAGTTGAGTTGTCTAAGACCATGACAACGTTGGATGTGAGCCATAATCAAATCTATGGGAAGCTTCCTAAGGGAATAGAACATATATCGTGGTTGAATCTGAGCTATAATAGGTTATGTGGTAAGATTCCAAAGGGTGGAAATATGAATAAGTTTGGTGTGGGTTCGTTTTTACAAAATAAGTGTCTATGTGGGCATCCTCTTCCAAGGTGCAAGTGA